A part of Jiangella alba genomic DNA contains:
- a CDS encoding IS982 family transposase, with protein sequence MRTNLDTLATALYVTVDDLLIDSPHLAPWRPRVGIEPRISDAELVTLAVMQALLGFTSEARWLRYGRAHLRHLFPYLPQQPGYNKRLRRLGATIAQLVGVLARDTSMWTDDVWVADSTPVECARSRETARRSDLAGWAEYGYCASHSRFFWGLRLHLLCTLHGLPVGFALTGAKADERQTLLGMLDADPELTGPGRAGQIVIADKNYYGREFETTLTDAGVDLLRPARKGEPQRAGTEFFKPLRQVIESINDTLKGQLDLEQHGGHTPAGVWVRVTQRILALTAAIWHNDHTGQATKRSLLAYDH encoded by the coding sequence GTGAGAACAAACCTGGACACCCTCGCGACTGCACTGTACGTGACGGTCGATGACCTGTTGATCGATTCTCCGCACCTGGCGCCGTGGCGGCCCAGGGTCGGGATCGAGCCGAGGATCAGCGACGCGGAGTTGGTGACGCTGGCGGTGATGCAGGCCCTGCTGGGGTTCACCTCTGAGGCTCGCTGGCTGCGCTACGGACGCGCTCACCTGCGGCATCTGTTCCCATACCTGCCCCAGCAGCCCGGCTACAACAAGCGGCTGCGGCGCCTCGGCGCCACGATCGCCCAGCTGGTCGGGGTGCTGGCCCGGGACACGAGCATGTGGACCGATGACGTCTGGGTGGCCGATTCCACCCCGGTCGAGTGTGCCCGATCACGGGAGACGGCGCGGCGCTCGGACCTGGCCGGGTGGGCCGAGTACGGCTACTGCGCCTCGCATTCGAGGTTCTTCTGGGGACTGCGGCTGCACCTGCTGTGCACACTGCACGGCCTGCCGGTCGGGTTCGCCCTGACCGGCGCGAAGGCCGACGAACGCCAGACGCTGCTCGGGATGCTCGATGCCGACCCCGAGCTCACCGGTCCCGGGCGGGCCGGGCAGATCGTGATCGCGGACAAGAACTACTACGGCCGCGAGTTCGAGACCACCCTCACCGACGCCGGCGTGGACCTGCTGCGCCCGGCCCGCAAAGGCGAACCCCAGCGGGCCGGGACCGAGTTCTTCAAACCGTTGCGGCAGGTCATCGAGTCGATCAACGACACCCTCAAGGGCCAGCTCGATCTCGAACAGCATGGCGGACACACCCCGGCCGGAGTGTGGGTCCGCGTCACTCAACGCATCCTGGCCCTCACCGCGGCAATCTGGCACAACGACCACACCGGTCAGGCGACCAAGCGATCCCTCCTGGCCTACGACCACTGA
- a CDS encoding UPF0158 family protein, with protein MTVELLGGRGGELWPWPGRVFAVGPSHTFMDLADAVNVAFARWDRAHLSVFTLADGRVVTDEETGAEMAGSVGGPIRTLTDIETTKVARVLDPGAEFQFTFDLGDDWIHRCVIGEEKIDPLEVLGIRPDRPLPYWGWGSMPDQYGRRWAADDGESRPPRKPAHPHPMLLHAWPAHELVPELDLSDLRAAIAAADADRFLAAVTGRDVDDALQQVGAGIPMALEQRREQTEPVALSVINRLTVRAGPGDEVLADDLLARLRREPLKGRVVPVDLEMLCTELEGDPSMSTGGYLDLGTGEVYDETATDAMLVGEGAAIDVEEEPDRWLWFHRTDSTEGWRDMASFAQRQHDPALRARLERLIEGKGAFGRFRDLIHEENLAERWYAYSTDRQLGRARGLLADEGIRVG; from the coding sequence GTGACGGTGGAGCTGCTCGGCGGTCGGGGAGGGGAACTGTGGCCGTGGCCCGGGCGAGTCTTCGCGGTCGGGCCGTCGCACACCTTCATGGACCTCGCGGATGCTGTCAACGTCGCCTTCGCCCGATGGGACCGGGCACACCTGTCGGTGTTCACCCTGGCCGATGGCCGGGTGGTCACGGACGAGGAGACGGGGGCGGAGATGGCCGGGTCGGTCGGGGGGCCGATCAGGACGCTGACGGACATTGAGACGACCAAGGTGGCCAGGGTCCTGGATCCGGGGGCTGAGTTCCAGTTCACTTTCGACCTTGGCGACGACTGGATCCACCGGTGCGTGATCGGCGAGGAGAAGATCGACCCACTGGAGGTGCTGGGCATCCGCCCCGACAGGCCGCTGCCCTACTGGGGGTGGGGCAGCATGCCGGACCAGTACGGGCGCAGATGGGCAGCCGACGATGGCGAGAGCCGGCCACCGAGGAAACCGGCCCATCCACATCCAATGCTGCTACACGCGTGGCCCGCACATGAGCTCGTTCCCGAGCTGGATCTCTCCGACCTGCGAGCTGCCATCGCCGCAGCGGATGCGGACCGCTTCCTGGCCGCCGTGACGGGCCGCGACGTCGATGACGCGCTGCAACAGGTGGGGGCCGGGATACCGATGGCCCTTGAACAGCGACGGGAGCAGACCGAGCCGGTGGCGTTGTCGGTCATCAACCGGCTGACCGTGCGTGCCGGCCCTGGCGATGAAGTGCTGGCCGACGACCTGCTGGCCAGGCTGCGGCGCGAACCGCTGAAGGGGCGGGTGGTTCCGGTCGACCTCGAGATGCTCTGCACCGAACTGGAGGGAGACCCGAGCATGTCGACCGGCGGCTACCTCGACCTAGGTACCGGCGAAGTGTACGACGAGACCGCCACCGACGCGATGCTGGTCGGAGAAGGCGCCGCGATCGACGTGGAGGAAGAGCCGGACCGGTGGCTCTGGTTCCATCGCACCGATTCGACGGAGGGATGGCGGGACATGGCATCCTTTGCCCAGCGGCAGCACGACCCCGCCCTGCGGGCGCGGCTGGAACGGCTGATCGAGGGCAAGGGCGCCTTCGGCCGATTCCGCGACCTGATCCACGAGGAGAACCTCGCCGAACGGTGGTACGCCTACTCCACCGACCGCCAACTGGGCCGGGCCCGCGGACTCCTCGCCGACGAAGGCATCCGCGTGGGCTGA
- a CDS encoding ABC transporter permease, which produces MGTFVAAFLAMFFAAAIVMACGGLIETGIRTAVPPQQLASADIVVAGNQEYDARGGDPDEPAILPERVRVDAGLEDTISDLPGVQDTTAYVFDGDPPAGTVDAIGVVTEPGADVSEVREAIDAELDGATTTLVGDQRGQAELREAKGTSVNIVALAGVFTAFAIMVSVFGVASMLALSITQRQQELALLRAIGSTPRQVRRLILRETLALSLAATALAIAPGRFLGEFVFDQLADRGIATEGVAFHQGWIPTVAAMGIAVVAALAGALGAGRRAARIRPTQALAEASLEGRLIGGWRVFIALLLIGGGVALTFVSIAVMSGPLTPATAAPAVIVFAIGFALLAPVLAKVMTFVLQWPVRALGGVTGQLAVLNARGRTGRMAAVMAPVVLLTGVATGMLYLQTTNDDADRQIFADSLVADAVVTAENRLDPELVERIDELPGVAGASEYVGSTGFIESPDDSSPAGEGWNLQGVTARGADATTPVDVTAGAFADLRGDTVAVEDQHAGRLSVDVGDTITLRMGDNTTIDAQVAALFSAPDDYDTLLLPAETLAAHTTEGFATRILVTADPDTDPGTLRAELTQTLADENGLTVSGRDVLFSEYDEQRTTATFAIYIMVIMIAGYAAITVINTLASSTTARRREFGLQRLAGSTRGQVLRMVGIEGAIVAVSGVALGTLASIAILVPVSLKRLDSVLPSGSPFIYAATAGLAVLLTLSATLLPAWRATRGRPAESALAIE; this is translated from the coding sequence ATGGGCACGTTCGTGGCGGCGTTCCTCGCCATGTTCTTCGCCGCGGCCATCGTGATGGCCTGTGGCGGGCTGATCGAGACGGGCATCCGTACAGCGGTTCCGCCGCAGCAGCTGGCGTCGGCCGACATCGTCGTCGCCGGGAACCAGGAGTACGACGCTCGCGGCGGCGACCCGGACGAACCGGCGATCCTGCCCGAGCGGGTCCGGGTCGACGCTGGGCTCGAGGACACGATCTCGGACCTTCCGGGTGTGCAGGACACCACGGCCTACGTCTTCGACGGCGACCCGCCGGCGGGGACCGTCGACGCGATCGGTGTGGTGACCGAGCCCGGCGCGGACGTGAGCGAGGTCCGGGAGGCGATCGACGCCGAGCTGGACGGCGCCACGACCACGCTGGTGGGCGACCAGCGGGGGCAGGCGGAACTGCGCGAGGCCAAGGGCACCAGCGTGAACATCGTCGCCCTGGCCGGTGTCTTCACCGCCTTCGCGATCATGGTGTCGGTCTTCGGAGTGGCGTCGATGCTGGCCCTGTCGATCACTCAGCGCCAGCAGGAGCTCGCGCTGTTGCGGGCCATCGGATCCACGCCCCGTCAGGTGCGCCGGCTGATCCTGCGTGAGACCTTGGCCCTGTCGTTGGCCGCGACCGCGCTCGCCATCGCCCCGGGCCGGTTCCTGGGCGAGTTCGTGTTCGACCAGCTGGCCGATCGTGGCATCGCCACCGAAGGGGTGGCCTTCCACCAAGGCTGGATACCGACGGTGGCCGCGATGGGGATCGCGGTCGTCGCGGCGCTCGCCGGTGCCCTGGGTGCCGGGCGGAGAGCCGCACGCATCAGGCCCACCCAGGCCCTGGCCGAAGCCTCTCTCGAAGGCAGGCTGATCGGCGGGTGGCGGGTGTTCATCGCGTTGCTCCTGATCGGTGGCGGGGTCGCGCTCACCTTTGTGAGCATCGCGGTGATGAGCGGGCCGCTGACGCCGGCCACCGCCGCGCCCGCGGTCATCGTCTTCGCCATCGGGTTCGCTCTGCTGGCACCCGTCCTGGCGAAGGTCATGACGTTCGTCCTGCAGTGGCCCGTCCGCGCGCTGGGTGGCGTGACGGGCCAGCTCGCCGTGCTCAACGCCCGCGGCCGGACCGGCCGGATGGCGGCGGTGATGGCGCCGGTCGTCCTGCTGACCGGGGTGGCGACCGGCATGCTGTATCTGCAGACGACCAACGACGACGCCGACCGGCAGATCTTCGCGGACAGCCTGGTCGCCGACGCGGTCGTGACGGCCGAGAACCGGCTCGACCCCGAGCTGGTCGAGCGGATCGACGAGCTGCCAGGCGTGGCCGGCGCGTCGGAGTACGTCGGCAGCACCGGCTTCATCGAGAGCCCCGACGACAGCTCACCGGCGGGTGAGGGCTGGAACCTGCAGGGAGTCACCGCCCGCGGCGCCGACGCCACCACACCCGTCGACGTCACCGCCGGCGCCTTCGCCGACCTGCGCGGTGACACGGTCGCGGTCGAAGACCAGCACGCCGGCCGGCTGAGCGTCGACGTCGGCGACACGATCACGCTGCGGATGGGCGACAACACCACGATCGACGCGCAGGTGGCTGCGTTGTTCTCCGCTCCGGACGACTACGACACGCTGCTGCTTCCGGCCGAGACCCTGGCCGCGCACACCACCGAGGGATTCGCGACGAGGATCCTCGTCACCGCCGACCCGGACACCGATCCCGGCACCCTCAGGGCAGAGCTGACCCAGACGCTCGCCGACGAGAACGGTCTGACGGTGAGCGGCCGCGACGTCCTGTTCAGCGAGTACGACGAGCAGCGGACCACGGCCACCTTCGCGATCTACATCATGGTGATCATGATCGCCGGGTACGCGGCGATCACGGTGATCAACACCCTGGCGTCGAGCACGACGGCGCGGCGGCGGGAGTTCGGGCTGCAGCGGCTCGCGGGCTCGACCCGCGGCCAGGTGCTGCGGATGGTCGGGATCGAAGGCGCGATCGTGGCAGTCAGCGGCGTCGCGTTGGGCACCCTGGCCTCGATCGCGATCCTGGTCCCGGTCAGCCTCAAGCGCCTCGACTCGGTGCTGCCCTCGGGTTCCCCGTTCATCTACGCGGCGACGGCCGGCCTGGCGGTTCTGCTGACCCTCAGCGCCACGCTGCTACCCGCCTGGCGAGCGACGCGTGGCCGACCCGCCGAGTCGGCCCTCGCCATCGAATAG
- a CDS encoding ABC transporter ATP-binding protein, with translation MRMSHDSDNTTDAVRLTAVHKVYGKRDNQVVALDGVTTRFGRGTFTAIMGPSGSGKSTLLQCAAGLDQPTSGSVLLEDHELSELDETELTKLRRDRIGFVFQAFNLLPVLTVRQNVTLPLRLAGRKPARGRVTSVLEQVGLAERSRHRPAELSGGQQQRVAIARALISEPAVIFADEPTGALDTGTARGVLGLLRHSARTGGQTIVMVTHDPVAASYADRVLFLADGRLVGELHSPTAKAVAERMTRLGAFADDAPLPSSATVAGGRR, from the coding sequence ATGAGAATGTCCCACGACAGCGACAACACGACCGACGCGGTCCGGCTGACGGCCGTCCACAAGGTCTACGGCAAACGCGACAACCAGGTGGTCGCGCTCGATGGGGTGACGACGCGGTTCGGCCGGGGCACGTTCACGGCGATCATGGGCCCGTCGGGCTCCGGCAAGAGCACGCTGCTGCAGTGCGCGGCCGGGCTCGACCAGCCGACGTCGGGTTCGGTGCTCCTCGAGGACCACGAGCTCAGCGAGCTGGACGAGACCGAGCTGACGAAGCTGCGGCGCGACCGCATCGGCTTCGTCTTCCAGGCGTTCAACCTGCTCCCGGTCCTGACGGTGCGGCAGAACGTGACGTTGCCGTTGCGGCTCGCCGGACGCAAACCGGCCAGAGGCCGGGTGACGAGCGTGCTCGAGCAGGTCGGCCTGGCCGAGCGGAGCAGGCATCGTCCGGCGGAGCTGTCCGGCGGGCAGCAACAGCGGGTCGCCATCGCACGGGCGTTGATCAGCGAGCCCGCGGTCATCTTCGCGGACGAGCCGACGGGCGCGCTGGACACGGGGACCGCGCGAGGCGTTCTCGGGTTGCTGCGGCACTCGGCGCGAACCGGCGGCCAGACGATCGTGATGGTGACGCACGATCCGGTCGCGGCGTCCTATGCCGATCGGGTCCTGTTCCTCGCCGACGGACGTCTGGTGGGTGAGCTGCACTCGCCGACGGCCAAGGCCGTGGCCGAGCGGATGACCCGCCTGGGCGCCTTCGCCGACGACGCCCCTCTCCCGTCCTCGGCGACGGTGGCGGGAGGGCGGCGCTGA
- a CDS encoding sensor histidine kinase — protein sequence MTSADASLPRPRAPWWRETAILAATFVLCLSGGVAHADGTFGPPPAAAYVVAVLTCAVLPLRHRVPLAALAATTLCGMAVAPVDLLLTPLVVAPIAVAAYALAVRDERRAAVAIPLSAALLVSTTPLVETLSWQDVTRLGTVIAVPLVAGVLGWSVQNRRAYLGAVEERARRAEKSRESEARRRVAEERVRIARELHDLVAHQITLANAQAMVAAQMFDVRPEQTRTSLEDVIETTRNALDDLRATVGLLRQSGDAVAPAEPAPGLSRLPTLLESFSRAGLDVSMHQEGTARPLPPGVDLTAYRIIQEALTNVTKHAGSGSARVGLDWNRDRLTITVADDGNDAPPAPDRPPGFGLIGMRERAAAVGGQLSARRRPEGGFLVSTDLPLPAVRSTR from the coding sequence ATGACGAGTGCAGACGCCTCCCTCCCGCGACCACGCGCACCGTGGTGGCGGGAGACGGCGATCCTCGCCGCCACGTTCGTGCTCTGTCTCTCCGGCGGCGTCGCGCACGCCGACGGCACGTTCGGGCCGCCGCCGGCCGCGGCGTACGTCGTCGCGGTGCTGACATGTGCTGTGCTGCCGCTGCGGCACCGCGTACCGCTGGCCGCCCTCGCCGCTACGACCCTGTGCGGCATGGCGGTGGCCCCAGTGGACCTGCTGCTGACGCCGCTCGTCGTCGCCCCGATCGCGGTCGCCGCCTACGCCCTCGCGGTGCGCGACGAGAGGCGGGCGGCGGTCGCCATCCCCCTGTCAGCGGCGCTGCTGGTCTCGACGACCCCTCTCGTCGAGACCCTGTCGTGGCAGGACGTGACGCGGCTGGGCACAGTGATCGCGGTCCCGTTGGTGGCCGGCGTGCTCGGGTGGTCGGTGCAGAACCGGCGGGCCTACCTGGGCGCCGTCGAGGAGCGGGCCCGCCGCGCCGAGAAGAGCCGGGAGAGCGAAGCGCGCCGGAGGGTCGCCGAGGAACGGGTGCGCATCGCCCGGGAGTTGCACGATCTCGTGGCCCACCAGATCACCCTGGCCAACGCCCAGGCCATGGTCGCCGCCCAGATGTTCGACGTACGCCCCGAGCAGACCCGCACGAGCCTGGAGGACGTCATCGAAACCACCAGGAACGCACTCGACGACCTGCGGGCCACGGTCGGCCTGCTGCGCCAGTCGGGCGACGCGGTCGCACCCGCCGAACCGGCGCCCGGACTGTCCCGGCTTCCCACCCTCCTCGAGTCGTTCAGTCGCGCGGGCCTGGACGTCTCGATGCACCAGGAAGGCACGGCCAGGCCGCTGCCACCGGGAGTGGACCTCACCGCCTACCGCATCATCCAGGAGGCGTTGACGAACGTGACCAAGCACGCCGGCTCCGGCAGTGCCCGGGTGGGCCTCGACTGGAACCGCGACCGCCTGACCATCACCGTCGCCGACGACGGGAACGACGCTCCTCCGGCGCCGGACCGGCCACCCGGCTTCGGCCTGATCGGGATGCGCGAACGCGCCGCCGCGGTCGGCGGGCAACTCTCCGCGCGCCGGCGCCCGGAAGGGGGCTTCCTCGTTTCCACCGACCTGCCGCTCCCGGCCGTGAGGAGCACCCGATGA
- a CDS encoding response regulator transcription factor, with translation MTVRVLLADDQALLRQAFRTLLDVADDLTVVGEAADGGEAVSLTRELHPDVVVMDIRMPGVDGLTATAEICADPELQATRILILTTYETDEHVAQALRAGASGFIGKGIGAADLLDAVRTIAGGETLLSPAATRALIARFLATPADDPPWHRPEQFDALTPREREMVALVATGLSNQEIAERMFLSPFTVRAHVQRAMTKLQARDRAQLVVIAYQSGLAYGGTDQPP, from the coding sequence ATGACGGTCCGGGTGCTCCTTGCCGACGACCAGGCCCTCCTGCGCCAAGCGTTCCGGACGCTGCTCGACGTCGCCGACGACCTCACCGTCGTCGGCGAGGCCGCCGACGGCGGGGAAGCGGTGAGCCTCACCCGAGAGCTGCACCCGGACGTGGTGGTCATGGACATCCGGATGCCCGGCGTGGACGGCCTCACCGCCACCGCCGAGATCTGTGCGGACCCGGAGCTGCAGGCCACTCGCATCCTGATCCTCACGACCTACGAGACCGACGAGCACGTCGCCCAGGCGCTGCGCGCGGGAGCGAGCGGCTTCATCGGCAAGGGTATCGGGGCGGCCGACCTGCTCGACGCCGTCCGCACGATCGCCGGCGGCGAGACCCTGCTCTCGCCCGCCGCGACCCGCGCACTGATCGCCCGCTTCCTGGCCACACCTGCCGACGACCCGCCCTGGCATCGGCCCGAGCAGTTCGACGCGCTCACCCCGCGCGAACGTGAGATGGTGGCCCTGGTCGCGACCGGCCTGTCCAACCAGGAGATCGCCGAGCGGATGTTCCTCAGCCCCTTCACCGTCCGCGCCCATGTGCAGCGCGCCATGACGAAGCTGCAGGCCCGCGACCGCGCGCAGCTCGTCGTCATCGCCTACCAGTCAGGCCTGGCCTACGGCGGCACGGACCAGCCGCCGTGA
- a CDS encoding LacI family DNA-binding transcriptional regulator — MSQVTVKDVARLAKVSPRTVSNVVNDYTHVSDDVRRRVLAAIDELGYRPNLVARNLRTGRTGLLALIVPEIDVPYFSELARAVIDAASAHGYRVMIDQTGHDHERERQLLTGTDRTMLFDGVLFSPLVTQDEIADLDSSTVLPTILLGEHTFTGRFDHIAIDNTRAAHEATTHLAATGRRRIAAVGAQPRETYRTPRQRTAGYLSALADAGLPRDDDLVVPAARYHRRDGYDATRRLLALDVPPDAIFCYSDLLAMGAMRAVQDAGLRIPDDVAIIGIDDIEEGRFATPSLSTVALDKDVIATRALEQLVRRIEDPTRPATQIVVPHQLIERDSTRRW; from the coding sequence ATGAGTCAGGTCACCGTGAAGGACGTCGCCCGGCTGGCCAAGGTGTCGCCCCGCACCGTGTCGAACGTCGTGAACGACTACACCCACGTCAGCGACGACGTCCGGCGCCGCGTCCTCGCCGCCATCGACGAACTGGGCTACCGGCCCAACCTCGTCGCCCGCAACCTGCGCACCGGGCGCACCGGCCTGCTCGCCCTGATCGTCCCCGAGATCGACGTCCCCTACTTCAGCGAGCTGGCCCGCGCGGTCATCGACGCCGCGTCGGCGCACGGCTACCGGGTGATGATCGACCAGACCGGCCACGACCACGAGCGGGAACGGCAGCTGCTGACCGGCACCGACCGCACCATGCTGTTCGACGGCGTCCTGTTCAGCCCCCTGGTCACCCAGGACGAGATCGCCGACCTCGACAGCAGCACCGTCCTGCCGACGATCCTGCTCGGCGAGCACACCTTCACCGGCCGGTTCGACCACATCGCCATCGACAACACCCGGGCCGCCCACGAGGCCACGACCCACCTCGCCGCGACCGGCCGGCGCCGCATCGCCGCCGTCGGGGCGCAGCCGCGCGAGACCTACCGCACGCCCCGTCAGCGCACCGCCGGCTACCTCAGCGCCCTCGCCGACGCCGGCCTCCCCCGCGACGACGACCTCGTCGTGCCGGCCGCCCGCTACCACCGCCGCGACGGCTACGACGCGACGCGGCGGCTGCTCGCACTGGACGTGCCACCCGACGCGATCTTCTGCTACTCCGACCTGCTCGCGATGGGCGCCATGCGGGCGGTCCAGGACGCCGGGCTGCGGATCCCCGACGACGTCGCGATCATCGGCATCGACGACATCGAGGAGGGCCGGTTCGCGACCCCGTCGCTGAGCACCGTCGCCCTCGACAAGGACGTCATCGCGACCCGCGCACTCGAGCAGTTGGTGCGCCGCATCGAGGACCCCACGCGCCCCGCCACCCAGATCGTCGTCCCGCACCAGCTGATCGAGCGCGACAGCACCCGCCGCTGGTAG
- a CDS encoding ABC transporter substrate-binding protein, with protein MKRNQTRGWTWAAAAGLATVLLAACGPEVSSDAESGDGGTGPAEGTLAAPDTDAPAGEITIWDRSGDLYEVFDGVIERFTERYPDIVVHHEAVDIDTKLPNTLIAAADVPDGVFLDDAKVAGLSDHFYDLSAVLEPYLDDIAAQKVEVNTVGEHIYGVPWDLNPGLLYYRADILEDVGIDPASIETYDDLFAAAEQIKAARPDAAPIHLEKEPFLGQLWLEMFASQLGTSLADADGELRLDSPEYRQILTWLDEVNEAGLGTRAEYLGPADLATLESGQQVFVPWAIWWDFAPQQLLPQTTGQWRAMPLPAWTEGGARSGAMGGSSFVIPRDAENPELAWLFYEFLVFDPEGFQAVYGPNAIYPDGLNTSVPSYAPAADPAAPLFGPLDALGGQDLWPIAIEAGAQIPGGTPIPSWWAGAVEYLGNNLQRMFDGELTPEQVIAESTEQIQANLVERAS; from the coding sequence ATGAAGCGCAACCAGACTCGAGGATGGACGTGGGCGGCAGCCGCCGGCCTGGCCACCGTTCTGCTGGCCGCCTGCGGGCCCGAGGTCAGCTCCGACGCCGAGTCCGGCGACGGCGGCACCGGCCCGGCCGAAGGCACACTGGCCGCGCCGGACACCGACGCGCCGGCCGGCGAGATCACCATCTGGGACCGCTCCGGCGACCTGTACGAGGTCTTCGACGGCGTCATCGAGCGGTTCACCGAGCGCTACCCGGACATCGTCGTGCACCACGAGGCCGTCGACATCGACACCAAGCTGCCGAACACACTGATCGCCGCCGCCGATGTGCCCGACGGTGTGTTTCTCGACGACGCGAAGGTGGCCGGGCTGTCGGACCACTTCTACGACCTCTCCGCCGTGCTGGAGCCGTACCTCGACGACATCGCGGCGCAGAAGGTCGAGGTCAACACCGTCGGCGAACACATCTACGGCGTGCCGTGGGACCTCAACCCCGGGCTGCTCTACTACCGTGCGGACATCCTCGAGGACGTCGGCATCGACCCGGCGTCGATCGAGACCTACGACGACCTGTTCGCCGCGGCGGAGCAGATCAAGGCGGCACGGCCCGACGCCGCGCCGATCCACCTGGAGAAGGAGCCGTTCCTCGGCCAGCTCTGGCTGGAGATGTTCGCCAGCCAGCTGGGCACCAGCCTGGCCGACGCGGACGGCGAGCTGCGGCTGGACTCGCCCGAGTACCGGCAGATCCTGACCTGGCTCGACGAGGTGAACGAGGCCGGCCTCGGCACCCGCGCGGAGTACCTCGGTCCGGCCGACCTCGCGACGCTGGAGAGCGGGCAGCAGGTCTTCGTCCCGTGGGCGATCTGGTGGGACTTCGCGCCGCAGCAGCTGCTGCCGCAGACCACCGGGCAGTGGCGGGCGATGCCGTTGCCGGCGTGGACCGAGGGCGGCGCGCGCAGCGGCGCGATGGGCGGGTCCAGCTTCGTCATCCCGCGCGACGCGGAGAACCCGGAGCTGGCCTGGTTGTTCTACGAGTTCCTGGTGTTCGACCCGGAAGGTTTCCAGGCCGTCTACGGGCCCAACGCGATCTACCCGGACGGCCTCAACACGTCGGTGCCCAGCTACGCGCCGGCCGCCGACCCGGCCGCGCCGTTGTTCGGACCGCTCGACGCGCTCGGCGGCCAGGACCTCTGGCCGATCGCGATCGAGGCCGGAGCGCAGATCCCCGGCGGGACGCCGATCCCGAGTTGGTGGGCCGGCGCCGTCGAGTACCTCGGGAACAACCTGCAGCGGATGTTCGACGGAGAGCTGACGCCGGAGCAGGTCATCGCCGAGTCCACCGAGCAGATCCAGGCCAACCTGGTGGAACGCGCGTCGTGA
- a CDS encoding carbohydrate ABC transporter permease has protein sequence MTVTSTEVRGRTAAAPARRRRGRPSRRRLAPYVFVLPFVAIFLAFSVYPLIYTFRLSFTAWSGSGPARWVGWDNYTYLLGSEAFWSSLANSAVLWLLIVPVQVVVALLAAVLLNNAKLRLRGFYRTVALVPFVTPLVAMAQIWIVVFDADYGAVNQLLGAVGLPEIDWLTSTVWAKPTLALLFLWKTTGFAIVILLSGLQSIPASVYEAAELDGASRTRQLVSITVPLVRRVVLFLVVMQTLAVFQMFAEPYVVTDGGPYGSTTTAGLYLYDHLGRSDLGTGSANSFLLVALVMLISLLFVRLLRERD, from the coding sequence GTGACTGTGACCAGCACCGAGGTGCGCGGACGAACCGCGGCGGCGCCGGCCCGGCGCCGCCGCGGGCGCCCGTCCAGGCGGCGGCTGGCGCCGTACGTCTTCGTGCTGCCGTTCGTGGCGATCTTCCTCGCGTTCAGCGTGTACCCGCTGATCTACACCTTCCGGCTCAGCTTCACCGCCTGGAGCGGGTCCGGCCCGGCCCGCTGGGTCGGCTGGGACAACTACACGTACCTGCTCGGCAGCGAGGCGTTCTGGTCCTCGCTGGCCAACTCGGCGGTGCTGTGGCTGCTCATCGTGCCGGTACAGGTCGTGGTCGCGCTGCTCGCGGCGGTGCTGCTGAACAACGCGAAACTGCGGCTGCGCGGCTTCTACCGCACCGTCGCACTGGTGCCTTTCGTCACGCCCCTGGTGGCGATGGCGCAGATCTGGATCGTCGTGTTCGACGCCGACTACGGCGCGGTGAACCAGTTGCTCGGCGCCGTCGGGCTGCCGGAGATCGACTGGCTGACGTCGACGGTGTGGGCGAAGCCGACGCTCGCGCTGCTGTTCCTGTGGAAGACGACCGGGTTCGCGATCGTGATCCTGCTGTCCGGGCTGCAGTCGATCCCGGCGTCGGTGTACGAGGCGGCCGAGCTGGACGGCGCGTCGCGGACCCGGCAGCTGGTCAGCATCACGGTGCCGCTGGTCCGCCGGGTCGTGCTGTTCCTCGTCGTCATGCAGACGCTGGCGGTGTTCCAGATGTTCGCCGAGCCGTACGTCGTCACCGACGGCGGGCCGTACGGGTCCACCACGACGGCCGGGCTCTACCTCTACGACCACCTCGGCCGGTCCGACCTCGGTACCGGCTCGGCCAACTCGTTCCTGCTGGTGGCGCTCGTGATGCTGATCTCGCTGCTGTTCGTCCGGCTGCTCCGGGAGCGGGACTGA